One window of Steroidobacteraceae bacterium genomic DNA carries:
- a CDS encoding filamentous hemagglutinin family protein, with protein sequence MGRTLVLVLSALGTAFSVSAAELPIPCAGGACGVNAGSFVTSGAATAVQSGNTLEINQTTPSAVLNWQSFDVSEDGTVNFNQPDSTAVALNRIFQNDPSRIFGAVNANGRIYLVNQNGILFGDGARVNVGGLVASSLAITPEALQQGIARASLDRRPAFVNFVDANGQPLPSGPVEVDAGAEIRTQEGGQAMLFGPQVANRGQISTPGGQAVLAAGDSIFIVPSSDPNLRGLIVEVGEGGMVTNGETANAGRTPEALVGSIVAERGNVTLVGLAVNQLGRVSATTSVSANGSIRLVAQDRAVLSPDGSLVDASQGGLLEIGPSSISEVVLDLASTATTVDLNEQPRSRIELAGSRVNVRRDSLLLATGGDLVLSAQDDPRAPAPDQVSASDSRVNIEARARLDVAGATVDLPMERNVVRAELRGNELRDSPDQRDSVLRGLPVFVDVRQFGTRPDGSVWQGTPLADVSGQIAAVPRGVAERNLAGGNITIRSQGSIVVAPQAQLNIAGGAIRYADGFVNTTRLVSNGVIVDISQADPLRDYQGMVQAGAAVTYSRWGVTETFAGFVGAFDRGRFEAGYVEGKDAGQLILLSPNMVFDGDVDAHVVVGPYQRAATSDLATASGDVLYRRFDEVPRGGALIVGSQSGAPSSNGFPIYFAPDIRLAEGLMLPTMRNADSSAFDPAADLWPVDVTEFRLRPQLLENSGLSEISLYSEGQVTLPEENQLRLPAGARLTIAAADIELAGSVFAQSGRVDLLATPTATRTEGIRLALGPTSIIDVRGQWVNDLRDFAGNGLSPLWIDGGEISLAAVRGDLFLPAGSVLDVSAGARLLPDGRVDGGMAGGIDLVATGVAGIVPSQFVLESELAGYSLARGASLGLTADSVCIGDAACTGGDAALQLSSEFFSTGGFVDFSVGAATDGLRVASDADLRLQALNWELAGDPTRYVTGTDLRSIVRPILLDPALRQPGGLTLTNVGRVAAGSVGRTSFADVPVLRVERGASIVTGALGHIRLSSNSQLFIDGTLSAPAGTISAQLTANLPVDEFIDSQAIWLGPAAQLFAAGTVVFDTPDDLGRQAGTVLNGGVVELAAQRGYVIADQASVIDVSGTTATVDPDEAAGLGAAAGRMVASSAGRIGITAAEGFVLSGTLLAAAGDPDRSSGGEIALAVDANNRRDPRTEDIPQRFVFPTPPRIVRVVADDAPVSIAPGSAIDSARDGVGVIGAQQVARSGASSLSIRAASIESPGGSSVQAAGRIEFLGNLALALDRHLELDAAELTGNGRVDLQAPYLSLGNRDRRLQIANPLLDSNGSGQLTLSGDLIDVFGTSTISGFQEVRLQSTNDLRLSGIQQPIGRSLDGSLETNAQLLTLSARQIYPSTFSRFTVRQVGTSPQTLRIESSGQIPEVPLSAGGRLRLVSDTLEQGGILRAPFGQVELLANSVVLRPGSVTSTSADGALIPFGRTQGGFDWAYGLADNQTLIIGSAEVPEPQQNIRIDAADIDAQVGSIVDIAGGGDMLAQEFVPGVTGTFDILRSDSGYFAVVPAVGSGIAPFDTSEYLGWNHDVGETIHVYDGSGLPAGDYTLLPPAYAVLPGAYLIRPVDGYRDIAPGQSYLQSNGAMIVAGQLQIGGRAQGVDRLTGFEIAPASFAQRIARYDVTAASQFFDARSDRPVLARSPQDSGTLTLQATRSLALSSTLRAAPSSSGRGSIVALASENLALIANGAVAPQGFLPVNVDALGALGAQTLLIGGGVVAGNDGALLTASANNVLVDSGATLVAPEIIVTARQSIELRDGSRLGSAGVLSGSAAGAQGLAAEGDGAFIRIASGQALDFERTGASGVAGDIRVSRGASLGDAGSVMIDGSGQIDLEGALDASQQAYFGGNQLLIGAVPVGDSGFSISQSRLDALAGIDLVLASRSPLSLFGDVSIVADELRIIAPGATLMTPTGRVSVSANAVRLEGSADLNEPVVNEGSGEFSLITEQVRFEGAFGFSGFSLVDLSSANSLYLAADTRWTSSGDVAVSTPVTYAAPGVTAAITATGRLAIQGAGAVPVANPGLGASLALSAASLTLDAAFLLPSGQLRANALDGDLIIGQAALIDVAGRSVRFDAIDIATPGGTVDLRANAGNVSLADGSRVDVSSGGLGARAGRLAVAAPAGSISVSGNLRGFSQNAVTGASVLFDALTLTAIDNLNATLNQGGFAFAREFRQRGPGDLIVGALTDASMTATQSTLTADDGSVVINGTIDASGAARAIVNINASNNVIVNGQIDARTDGSPLSGSAVVLNAASGAIRVSPGGRIEQAADDGVLWLRLSQSSLLGGGLQLNGTVTGARQSTVEAYRAYDLPALAITGTEASTMGNPWFGDANAFVAAAAPLEDSIAARLPGNFRLVPGVELDVAGQLDVASDWDFMPWRFADKVGVLTLRAAGDLNIAGLISDGFDSAGGLSNTVTDTWSFRLVAGADLGSASLDAVQGPGSADGSVNIAPGTLGFGLQPSTQRGVRTGSGFIDISAARDLTLGNRASVVYTAGLASSQGVPLAGLGGRSYPQDGGDIRIDVGRDIIGAPTNQLYSNWLWRAGRTTGFIGIPPSSTGWLPAFDRFEQGVATLAGGNLDVHAGGDIRDLFASVSSVGRQVGGNTPDQNRIEVLGGGILDVAADGDIAGGGYFVALGRGEVLAGASVTDSATTSAAPIFALGDATLSVAARRNLAVQSVLNPTLIPLSRNQPVGTSSFFTTYGDQSAVRLESVGGDIDLRNDVQAIASNASSLTFPTVVGFDQRIALRVYPPSLQAHAFSGDIGVDGSMTLLPAATGTLELLAQRNLRVGGIDTVEIIVSDSDRAAWPTPAQPAGSAFELLRVSASALSTSPFFHATTPTHLVQPDSTGVRRELSPIRLVAQTGNLLFDPDNSQARSLLFASKRAEIYAGGDIIDLTLLGMNVNAGDVTGISAAGDLRYTSGRDQFGQLLTNERQLRLDGPGSMLVTAGGAIDLQASRGIITAGNLQNPALADDGAGIVVLAGVADWRAGIAAFVDYYLDNTTTYDQALLDFLASSTGQIFVSKSAAVTVFRTLPDSSQALFAYQLLFSELRRVGRAAAATGSGNFEDAFRALEMLFPGSNPDVGGGEENAYAGDVNLFFSQIYTLDGGDISLIAPGGAVNVGLATPPAAFGLGKTPEQLGIVAQRNGSISALTFGNFEVNESRVFAADGGDVLVWSTRGDIDAGRGAKTAVSAPPPVITFDQNGNPRLVVSPALAGSGIQTLASTPGRSPGDVDLYAPRGIVNAGDAGIVAGNLTIAATAVLGANNIQVSGTSVGVPVDVGGLGASLSAVSGTSSSAASAGVSSIAGGDAKGRGDAPLAEAALGWLEVFIEGFGSEVCKQDDDDCLERNRKR encoded by the coding sequence ATGGGCCGCACACTCGTATTGGTGCTCAGCGCCCTGGGAACGGCTTTTTCGGTCTCCGCCGCTGAACTGCCTATTCCTTGTGCCGGCGGTGCCTGCGGCGTTAATGCGGGGAGCTTCGTAACATCAGGCGCGGCGACCGCAGTCCAAAGCGGCAATACCCTCGAAATCAATCAGACGACACCGAGTGCCGTGCTCAATTGGCAAAGTTTCGACGTATCGGAAGACGGTACTGTCAACTTCAACCAGCCCGACTCAACGGCCGTCGCGCTAAATCGTATTTTCCAGAATGATCCCAGCCGCATCTTCGGTGCCGTGAATGCCAATGGGCGCATTTACCTGGTCAACCAGAACGGCATCCTTTTTGGAGACGGCGCACGCGTCAATGTCGGTGGTCTTGTAGCATCCAGTCTTGCCATCACACCCGAGGCGCTGCAACAAGGCATCGCCAGAGCGTCCCTCGATCGACGACCGGCCTTTGTCAACTTCGTCGATGCGAATGGGCAACCCTTGCCATCGGGACCGGTCGAAGTCGACGCTGGGGCGGAAATTCGCACCCAGGAAGGCGGCCAGGCCATGCTCTTCGGGCCGCAGGTAGCCAACCGCGGACAGATTTCGACTCCAGGCGGTCAGGCGGTGCTCGCGGCCGGCGATTCGATATTCATCGTCCCGAGTAGCGATCCGAATTTGCGCGGCCTTATAGTGGAAGTCGGTGAGGGCGGCATGGTCACGAATGGCGAGACTGCCAATGCCGGCCGCACGCCGGAAGCGCTGGTCGGAAGTATCGTCGCCGAGCGCGGCAACGTCACTTTGGTTGGTCTTGCGGTCAACCAACTTGGACGAGTCAGTGCAACGACTTCCGTGAGCGCCAACGGCTCCATCCGCTTGGTGGCGCAGGATCGAGCGGTTCTATCGCCAGACGGATCACTGGTGGATGCGAGCCAGGGCGGATTGCTCGAGATTGGGCCGAGCAGTATCTCAGAAGTCGTTCTCGACCTTGCTAGTACCGCGACAACGGTCGATCTCAACGAACAACCGCGGTCGCGCATCGAACTGGCCGGCAGCCGCGTTAACGTGCGCCGCGACAGCCTGCTTCTGGCCACGGGCGGAGATCTCGTCTTGTCCGCGCAGGACGACCCGCGCGCACCGGCGCCAGATCAAGTTTCGGCCAGTGACTCCAGAGTCAACATCGAAGCGCGCGCGCGTCTCGACGTTGCTGGCGCGACCGTCGATCTGCCAATGGAGCGTAACGTAGTACGCGCCGAGTTACGTGGCAATGAGTTGCGCGATAGCCCGGATCAGCGTGACAGCGTCCTTCGCGGATTGCCTGTGTTCGTGGACGTTCGCCAATTTGGAACGCGTCCCGACGGCAGTGTGTGGCAGGGAACCCCGCTTGCCGACGTGTCTGGACAAATTGCGGCCGTCCCGCGTGGCGTCGCGGAACGTAATCTGGCGGGCGGGAACATTACGATCCGCTCGCAGGGTTCCATTGTCGTGGCGCCGCAGGCGCAGCTGAATATCGCCGGAGGCGCAATTCGCTATGCCGACGGATTCGTCAATACCACACGGCTTGTATCGAATGGCGTGATCGTCGATATATCTCAAGCGGATCCGTTGCGCGACTACCAGGGTATGGTGCAAGCCGGCGCAGCGGTTACCTACAGCCGTTGGGGTGTCACCGAGACTTTCGCTGGCTTTGTCGGTGCATTCGATCGAGGTCGCTTCGAGGCCGGCTATGTCGAAGGCAAGGATGCAGGCCAACTAATATTGCTCTCGCCCAACATGGTCTTCGATGGTGACGTCGATGCCCATGTTGTCGTGGGTCCTTACCAACGCGCTGCGACAAGCGATTTGGCAACTGCGTCGGGTGATGTGCTATATCGGCGTTTTGACGAGGTCCCACGCGGCGGCGCACTCATCGTCGGCTCACAGTCGGGCGCTCCGTCGAGTAACGGATTTCCAATCTACTTTGCGCCGGATATTCGTCTGGCGGAAGGCCTCATGCTGCCTACGATGCGCAACGCCGACAGCAGTGCTTTTGATCCGGCTGCCGATCTGTGGCCGGTTGACGTCACGGAGTTTCGCCTGCGGCCGCAGCTTCTCGAGAATAGCGGTCTCAGCGAGATCAGCCTCTACAGTGAGGGCCAAGTCACACTACCCGAAGAGAATCAGTTGCGGCTGCCAGCGGGTGCTCGCCTGACGATCGCTGCAGCCGACATTGAGCTGGCCGGAAGCGTATTTGCGCAATCCGGGCGCGTCGATTTGCTCGCGACGCCGACCGCCACGCGCACGGAAGGCATACGTCTCGCACTTGGTCCCACAAGCATCATCGATGTGCGTGGGCAATGGGTTAATGATCTTCGCGATTTCGCAGGAAACGGTCTGTCACCGTTGTGGATTGACGGCGGTGAAATCAGCCTGGCTGCCGTCCGGGGTGATCTGTTCTTGCCAGCCGGTTCTGTACTGGATGTTTCGGCCGGTGCTCGATTGCTTCCAGACGGTCGCGTTGACGGCGGGATGGCCGGTGGTATCGATCTAGTAGCAACAGGCGTGGCCGGCATCGTGCCAAGCCAATTCGTTCTGGAGAGCGAATTGGCTGGTTATTCGCTTGCACGCGGCGCCAGCCTCGGGCTTACGGCCGATTCGGTTTGCATCGGAGATGCTGCCTGCACCGGAGGCGACGCTGCTTTGCAACTCTCAAGCGAATTTTTTTCGACAGGCGGATTTGTCGACTTCAGCGTCGGCGCGGCTACCGATGGCCTGCGCGTTGCCAGTGACGCGGATCTGAGGCTCCAGGCGTTGAACTGGGAGCTCGCCGGTGACCCAACGCGATATGTCACCGGCACTGATTTGCGCAGCATTGTGCGCCCGATTCTGCTTGATCCTGCTCTGCGGCAGCCCGGCGGTCTGACATTGACCAATGTTGGACGGGTTGCCGCAGGCTCGGTCGGGCGGACTTCGTTTGCGGACGTGCCGGTACTCCGCGTTGAACGCGGTGCAAGCATAGTTACCGGCGCGTTGGGGCATATTCGTCTCTCCAGCAACTCGCAACTGTTTATCGATGGCACTCTCAGCGCGCCGGCTGGAACCATTTCGGCACAGCTTACGGCGAATCTGCCGGTCGATGAATTCATCGATAGTCAGGCAATCTGGCTTGGACCTGCAGCCCAGTTGTTCGCGGCCGGCACCGTTGTCTTCGATACGCCTGACGACCTTGGCCGCCAGGCCGGTACCGTGCTGAACGGAGGCGTCGTCGAACTAGCGGCCCAACGTGGTTACGTTATCGCCGATCAAGCATCAGTGATCGACGTTTCAGGTACCACTGCGACCGTGGATCCGGACGAAGCGGCAGGGCTCGGGGCGGCAGCTGGGCGGATGGTCGCCTCCAGCGCTGGGCGCATCGGGATTACCGCCGCAGAGGGCTTCGTGCTGTCAGGCACATTGCTTGCAGCTGCCGGTGACCCCGATCGTAGCTCCGGTGGTGAAATTGCTTTGGCTGTGGATGCCAACAACCGCCGAGATCCACGCACCGAGGATATTCCGCAACGATTCGTATTTCCTACCCCGCCGCGCATTGTTCGTGTCGTTGCGGACGATGCGCCTGTTTCGATCGCACCGGGAAGCGCCATCGATTCGGCGCGCGATGGCGTCGGGGTCATTGGTGCCCAGCAGGTCGCTCGATCGGGCGCGAGCTCGTTGTCAATTCGCGCCGCGAGCATCGAATCGCCGGGAGGCTCGTCGGTGCAAGCGGCAGGCCGCATCGAGTTCCTGGGAAATCTCGCGCTCGCGCTTGATCGGCACCTCGAGTTGGATGCGGCGGAACTCACGGGCAACGGACGTGTTGATCTGCAGGCTCCCTATCTTTCTTTGGGGAATCGTGATCGAAGGTTGCAAATCGCCAATCCTCTGCTCGACTCGAATGGATCGGGGCAATTGACGTTGTCCGGCGATCTGATCGACGTCTTCGGAACATCGACGATCAGCGGATTCCAGGAAGTACGTCTGCAAAGCACGAATGACCTGCGGTTGAGTGGAATACAGCAGCCCATCGGTCGGTCGCTCGATGGTAGCCTTGAGACCAATGCGCAGCTTTTGACCCTGTCAGCACGACAAATTTATCCGAGCACTTTCAGCCGTTTTACAGTTCGGCAAGTTGGTACGAGCCCGCAGACGCTGCGCATCGAATCGAGCGGGCAGATTCCGGAAGTTCCACTGAGTGCAGGTGGTCGATTGCGTCTGGTGAGCGACACGCTCGAGCAGGGTGGTATTCTGCGTGCGCCATTTGGTCAGGTCGAGTTACTTGCAAACTCGGTTGTGCTGCGGCCTGGCAGTGTCACATCGACGTCGGCGGACGGTGCACTGATTCCCTTCGGTCGTACGCAGGGCGGGTTCGACTGGGCCTACGGCCTGGCCGACAACCAGACTCTCATAATCGGCTCTGCGGAGGTGCCGGAACCGCAGCAGAATATTCGAATCGATGCCGCCGATATTGACGCCCAGGTCGGGAGCATCGTGGATATAGCCGGCGGTGGAGACATGCTGGCGCAGGAATTTGTGCCAGGTGTGACCGGCACGTTCGATATTCTGCGTTCGGACTCCGGCTATTTCGCGGTTGTGCCTGCCGTGGGTTCAGGAATCGCGCCCTTCGATACCTCCGAGTACCTGGGCTGGAACCACGACGTGGGCGAGACAATTCATGTTTACGACGGGAGTGGCTTGCCGGCGGGGGACTACACGCTGTTGCCTCCCGCCTATGCTGTGTTGCCGGGTGCCTATTTGATTCGGCCCGTGGACGGGTATCGGGATATTGCGCCGGGGCAGTCGTACCTGCAAAGTAACGGCGCGATGATTGTGGCCGGTCAGCTGCAGATTGGCGGACGTGCGCAGGGCGTCGATCGGCTCACAGGCTTTGAGATTGCCCCGGCATCTTTTGCGCAACGAATTGCGCGTTACGATGTGACCGCGGCAAGTCAGTTCTTCGACGCACGCAGCGATCGTCCGGTGCTGGCTCGATCACCTCAAGACAGCGGTACGCTCACGTTGCAAGCCACACGGTCTCTGGCGCTGAGCTCGACGCTGCGCGCCGCTCCTTCATCCAGTGGGCGTGGCTCAATCGTGGCGCTCGCTAGCGAAAATCTGGCACTAATTGCCAATGGAGCGGTAGCGCCGCAGGGGTTCCTGCCCGTCAATGTCGATGCACTTGGTGCGCTTGGTGCTCAGACGCTGCTGATCGGCGGCGGAGTCGTCGCCGGCAATGACGGTGCACTTCTGACGGCAAGTGCAAACAACGTCCTCGTCGATTCTGGAGCGACGTTGGTCGCGCCTGAAATCATTGTGACGGCAAGGCAGTCCATCGAATTGCGCGACGGGTCGCGACTGGGATCGGCGGGCGTCCTCAGCGGATCGGCAGCGGGCGCACAAGGCTTGGCAGCCGAAGGCGATGGGGCATTCATACGGATTGCGTCCGGGCAGGCGCTGGATTTCGAGCGAACCGGCGCGAGCGGCGTGGCGGGCGATATTCGCGTCTCGCGCGGCGCATCACTCGGCGACGCAGGTTCCGTCATGATCGATGGCAGTGGCCAGATCGACCTGGAAGGCGCTCTCGACGCCTCGCAGCAGGCCTATTTCGGCGGCAATCAACTGTTGATCGGCGCGGTCCCTGTCGGGGATTCCGGTTTCTCGATTTCCCAATCGCGACTTGATGCGTTGGCAGGTATTGACCTCGTCCTGGCGAGTCGATCTCCGCTTTCCCTATTTGGTGACGTGTCGATCGTCGCGGATGAATTGCGGATCATCGCACCTGGCGCGACCCTGATGACTCCGACGGGGCGTGTTTCCGTGAGTGCAAATGCGGTGCGACTGGAAGGTAGTGCGGATCTCAATGAGCCGGTCGTAAACGAGGGGTCGGGCGAATTTTCATTGATCACAGAGCAAGTTCGATTCGAAGGCGCTTTTGGATTTTCTGGTTTCTCGTTAGTTGACCTGTCAAGCGCGAATAGTCTCTACCTTGCTGCAGACACGCGATGGACGTCTTCGGGCGATGTGGCGGTGAGTACGCCGGTCACCTATGCAGCGCCTGGCGTGACCGCCGCGATAACGGCGACAGGTCGACTGGCAATTCAGGGCGCCGGTGCGGTGCCGGTTGCGAATCCAGGACTTGGTGCTTCGCTTGCGCTGAGCGCCGCGAGCCTCACGCTTGATGCCGCGTTTCTGCTGCCTTCGGGGCAGCTGCGTGCCAATGCGCTGGATGGTGATCTAATTATTGGACAGGCCGCCTTGATTGATGTCGCTGGCCGGTCTGTGCGCTTTGATGCGATCGATATTGCGACACCTGGCGGAACCGTCGACCTGCGTGCCAACGCCGGGAATGTATCGCTGGCTGACGGCAGTCGAGTCGACGTATCGAGCGGTGGTCTTGGCGCGCGCGCCGGGCGACTGGCGGTCGCGGCGCCTGCTGGTTCGATAAGCGTGTCCGGCAATCTGCGTGGCTTCAGTCAAAATGCTGTCACCGGGGCAAGCGTGCTTTTCGATGCGCTGACTTTGACAGCCATTGATAATTTGAATGCCACACTCAATCAAGGTGGTTTTGCGTTTGCGCGAGAGTTTCGCCAGCGCGGTCCTGGTGACTTGATCGTCGGCGCACTAACGGATGCGTCAATGACTGCAACCCAGTCGACTTTGACCGCTGACGATGGGTCGGTCGTCATAAACGGCACCATAGACGCCTCGGGTGCGGCGCGTGCGATCGTCAATATCAATGCGTCGAATAATGTCATCGTCAACGGTCAAATTGATGCCCGCACGGATGGGTCTCCGCTGAGTGGGAGCGCCGTGGTGCTGAACGCTGCCAGCGGCGCAATCCGCGTCTCTCCAGGAGGTCGAATCGAACAAGCTGCCGATGACGGAGTGCTATGGCTAAGATTGTCCCAATCGAGTCTGCTGGGTGGCGGACTGCAGCTCAACGGCACAGTTACCGGAGCGCGGCAAAGCACGGTAGAGGCGTACCGCGCTTATGACTTGCCCGCGTTGGCCATCACGGGCACAGAGGCGTCCACCATGGGCAACCCATGGTTCGGCGACGCCAACGCATTTGTTGCGGCTGCGGCGCCACTCGAGGACTCTATTGCGGCGCGCTTGCCAGGCAATTTCCGACTCGTGCCCGGGGTGGAGCTCGACGTCGCCGGGCAATTGGACGTCGCAAGCGATTGGGATTTCATGCCCTGGCGATTTGCGGATAAGGTGGGAGTCCTCACTCTTCGCGCTGCAGGTGATCTGAATATTGCTGGGCTCATCAGCGACGGTTTTGACTCCGCCGGCGGATTATCAAACACAGTCACCGATACCTGGTCATTTCGCCTGGTGGCAGGTGCCGATCTTGGGTCGGCGTCACTAGATGCTGTTCAAGGGCCGGGCTCGGCCGATGGAAGCGTCAATATTGCGCCGGGCACGTTGGGGTTTGGACTCCAGCCTTCGACGCAGCGTGGTGTTCGCACCGGCAGTGGCTTTATCGACATCTCAGCGGCGCGCGATTTGACGCTAGGCAATCGAGCCTCGGTTGTGTATACAGCCGGTCTTGCGAGTTCGCAAGGCGTCCCGCTTGCCGGGCTCGGCGGGCGCAGTTATCCACAAGACGGTGGCGATATTCGCATCGATGTCGGCCGAGACATCATCGGCGCGCCAACCAATCAGCTTTATTCGAACTGGTTGTGGCGGGCAGGGCGCACAACTGGTTTCATTGGAATTCCACCTTCTTCCACCGGCTGGCTGCCAGCGTTCGACCGTTTTGAGCAAGGAGTGGCGACTCTGGCGGGTGGCAACTTGGATGTGCATGCCGGCGGCGATATTCGCGATCTTTTCGCCTCGGTGTCCAGTGTTGGCCGCCAAGTGGGCGGCAACACACCTGACCAGAACAGGATTGAAGTGCTGGGCGGCGGGATCCTCGATGTAGCGGCCGATGGCGACATTGCCGGAGGCGGGTATTTCGTCGCACTGGGACGTGGTGAAGTGCTGGCCGGTGCCAGTGTGACCGATAGTGCAACAACCTCGGCTGCGCCGATCTTTGCTTTAGGCGATGCAACGCTAAGCGTGGCGGCACGCCGGAACTTGGCTGTGCAGAGTGTGCTGAATCCAACTCTCATTCCATTGAGTCGCAATCAGCCGGTTGGTACGAGTTCTTTCTTCACGACCTACGGCGACCAGTCAGCGGTTCGCCTGGAAAGTGTTGGCGGCGACATCGATCTGCGAAATGATGTGCAAGCGATCGCGTCAAATGCGAGTTCGCTGACCTTCCCGACGGTCGTTGGTTTTGATCAACGTATCGCATTGCGGGTATACCCGCCATCGCTGCAGGCACATGCGTTCTCCGGTGATATTGGCGTCGACGGCTCGATGACACTTTTGCCAGCGGCCACCGGCACCCTGGAGTTGCTGGCGCAACGCAATCTTCGGGTGGGTGGCATTGACACGGTCGAAATCATCGTTTCGGATTCCGACCGAGCAGCATGGCCCACACCCGCGCAGCCCGCGGGCTCGGCCTTCGAGCTACTGCGCGTCAGCGCATCCGCACTTTCAACGTCGCCGTTTTTTCATGCGACTACGCCGACACATTTGGTGCAACCCGATTCGACCGGCGTCCGGCGCGAATTGTCGCCGATTCGTCTCGTAGCGCAGACGGGTAACTTGCTTTTCGATCCTGACAATTCGCAAGCGCGTTCGCTGCTATTCGCGTCAAAGCGCGCAGAGATCTACGCCGGTGGTGACATCATCGATTTGACTCTATTGGGTATGAACGTCAATGCCGGTGATGTCACGGGCATCAGTGCGGCTGGCGACCTACGTTATACCTCGGGACGCGATCAGTTCGGCCAGCTGTTGACGAACGAGCGTCAGCTGCGCCTCGATGGTCCGGGCAGTATGCTGGTGACGGCGGGTGGCGCGATCGACCTGCAGGCAAGCCGCGGCATCATTACTGCGGGCAACCTGCAAAATCCAGCCCTTGCCGATGACGGCGCCGGAATTGTCGTACTGGCGGGAGTTGCGGATTGGCGCGCGGGTATTGCCGCATTCGTCGACTACTACCTCGACAATACGACGACCTACGACCAGGCATTGCTTGACTTTCTTGCCTCGAGTACGGGCCAGATCTTTGTCAGCAAGTCAGCCGCAGTCACCGTATTTCGTACGCTGCCGGATAGCAGTCAGGCCTTGTTTGCCTACCAGCTGCTGTTTTCCGAATTGCGACGTGTCGGGCGGGCCGCCGCAGCAACTGGTAGCGGCAATTTCGAAGACGCCTTCCGAGCTCTTGAAATGTTGTTTCCCGGGAGCAATCCGGATGTCGGCGGTGGCGAGGAAAATGCTTATGCAGGCGACGTCAATCTGTTTTTCAGCCAGATTTACACGCTCGACGGTGGGGACATTTCGTTGATCGCGCCTGGCGGCGCCGTGAACGTCGGCCTCGCAACGCCTCCGGCAGCCTTTGGACTCGGCAAAACCCCCGAGCAGCTTGGCATCGTAGCGCAACGCAACGGTTCAATCAGCGCTCTGACTTTCGGCAATTTCGAAGTCAACGAATCTCGCGTATTCGCGGCAGACGGCGGCGACGTCCTGGTATGGTCGACACGCGGCGACATCGACGCTGGCCGCGGCGCTAAGACGGCGGTGTCCGCGCCGCCACCGGTAATCACGTTCGACCAGAACGGCAACCCGCGGTTGGTCGTCTCGCCGGCGCTGGCCGGCAGTGGTATCCAGACGCTCGCTTCCACGCCCGGTCGCAGTCCAGGCGACGTCGACCTGTATGCGCCGCGCGGGATTGTTAATGCCGGGGATGCCGGGATCGTCGCAGGGAACCTGACTATTGCCGCAACTGCCGTACTGGGTGCCAACAACATTCAGGTTTCTGGAACATCCGTGGGTGTGCCCGTCGACGTCGGCGGCCTCGGTGCTTCGTTGTCCGCCGTCAGCGGCACGTCGAGCAGCGCTGCCAGTGCGGGGGTCTCGTCGATCGCCGGCGGCGACGCCAAGGGTCGCGGAGACGCGCCGCTTGCGGAAGCCGCACTCGGCTGGCTGGAGGTTTTCATCGAGGGATTCGGTTCCGAAGTGTGCAAGCAGGACGACGACGACTGCCTGGAGCGAAATCGCAAGCGCTAG